In Sphingomonas sp. JUb134, the sequence CCGGCACCATCTGCAGCCAGGACAACATCAACCAGTATGGCGTGGTCGCGCCGAAGGTTGAGCGCTTCGGCGGTTCGGCCAAGTTCACCGCGATGGTCGGCGACAGCTCCGAAGCCTACGCGCAGTTCAACTTCCAGCAGACCACCAGCAGCTATAACGGCACGCCCTCGCAGATCTATGCGAACGCTCCCGCCGGCATCTACTTCCAGCCGTTCTCGACCCGCTCGAGCGCTGCGTCCTATGCACCGGGCTCGGGTCCGCTGACGCTGCCGGGGACCAACCCGTACAATCCGTTGGGTGTGGACGCTGAGCTGGTCGGTTGGCTGCCCAACTCCATCGAGCGTGACGAGACCCGCAGCCGCGTCTATCGCGCCGCTGCCGGTATTCACGGCACCGTGTTCGGTGACTGGGACTATCGCGTCGACCTGACCGCGATGCACACGGACCTGCGTCGTCGCCAGAACGGCTACGTCTACATCCAGCACCTGCTCGATGTGATCGCGGACGGATCGTACAACTTCATCAATCCGTCGGCGAACAGCCAGAGCGTCACCGACTATCTGATGCCGGAGAACATCACCGACGCCTCGTCGGACCTCTACCAGGCACAGTTCTCGGTCAACAAGGCCGTGACCCAGCTGCCGGGCGGCGACCTGGAAGTCGGCTTCGGCGGCTCGATCTACTATGAGGCCGTGGACGCGCCGAGCGCGAACTCGGACATCAATGGTCCTACCGAGCGCTATTTCCGCCTCAACGCCTTCGGCACCGAGGGCAACCGTACCGTCACCTCGGCCTTCGGCGAAATCAACGCGCCGGTGCTCGATCAGCTGACGCTCAACGCCTCGGGTCGCTTCGACCATTATTCGACCGCCAGAGCAACTTCTCGCCCAAGCTCGGCGCGAAGTTCACGCCGATCGAGCAGCTGACGGTGCGTGGTACCTGGTCGCGCGGCTACCGCATCCCGAGCTTCGCGGAAGCAAACGCACTGCCGACCACCGGCTATGTGACCAACTCGCCGAACCTGTTCACCGACGCGTTCCTGGCGCAGTATTCCACTCCGGGTGCGGTGTGCTCGAAGGACACCTTCAGCAGCTGCCCGACCTACATTCGTTCGGGCAGCTATGGTTCGACGACGCTCGCGTCGCCGGATCTGAAGCCGGAGAAGTCGCGCAGCTTTACGGCCGGCGTGGTGTTCGAGCCGTTCCACAACGTCGCGTTCACGGTCGACTACTTCAACATCAAGAAGACCAACGCGATCACGTCGCTCACCGCCGGTGACGCGCTGCAGGCCTACTACGCCGGGCAGCCGGTGGATCCGGCCTTCACGATCACTCCGGACGCCCCGGACGCGGCCTTCCCGAACGCCACGCCGCGCGTGCTCTACGTCGCGTCGGCGCTGGTCAACGCCAACACGATCAAGTCGGAAGGCATCGACTTCGGCATCAACAGCCGCGTGCAGTTCGGTGACGTGACCTGGGTGAGCAACCTGGATGCGACGCTGCAGCTGGAACTGAGCACCACCTTCCCGGATGGTCGCAAGGAAAGCTATGTCGACACGCTCGGCAACTACAACCTGACGGCCGGCTCGGGCACGTTCCGCTGGCGCGGCAACTGGCAGAACACCCTGCTGGTGGGTCCGTACTCGCTGACCGCGACGGCGAACTACACCTCGGGCTATGACCTGTCGGCAGAGGACCAAGGTGGCGAAGCAGGCGACTGCAGCCTGGCACCGAGCCCGAACTACACGGGCTGCCGCGTGAAGAGCTACTTCACGCTGGACCTGAACGGCACCGTCAAGGTCAGCGACAACATGACCTTCTACGTGAACATGCTGAACGTGTTCGATCGTCTGCCTGACGTCGATCCGGTCACCTATGGCGCGTGGCTGTACAACCCGGTCCAGGCCGGCGAGAACATCTACGGCCGCCGCTTCCTGGCGGGTGCGCGCGTCAACTTCTAAGTCGACGGACGCTGAAAATAAGAAGGGGCGGCTCCGAAGGGAGCCGCCCCTTTTCGTTTGGGCAGAGGCCCCGCGCCTCAGTCGACGGTCAGCCGCAGCGCGCCTTCGCCTTCGTCGACGGTCACGGTCGAGCCATCGCGGACCTCGCCCTTCAGGATCAGGTCGGCGAGGGGGTCCTGCAGGTAGCGCTGGACGGCGCGCTTCAGCGGCCGCGCGCCATAGACGGCGTCGTACCCGACCCGGCCCAGCCAGTCGCGGGCGGCGTCCGTCAGGTGGATCGTGATCTTGCGATCCGCCAGCAGCTTCGCGACGCGACCGACCTGGATGTCGACGATCGGCGCCATGTGAGCGCTGCCCAGCCGGTGGAACAGGATGATCTCGTCCAGCCGGTTGAGGAATTCCGGGCGGAAGTGCGCGCGCACCACGTCCATCACCTGCGGCTCGACATCCTCGACCGACTGGCCCTCGGCAAGGTTGGTCAGATACTGGCTGCCGAGATTCGAAGTCAGGATGATGATCGTGTTCGAGAAGTCGACGGTGCGGCCCTGGCCGTCGGTCAGCCGCCCGTCGTCGAGCACCTGGAGGAGCACGTTGAACACGTCGCCGTGTGCCTTCTCGACCTCGTCGAACAGCACGACCTGATACGGCCGGCGCCGCACCGCCTCGGTCAGCACGCCGCCTTCCTCATAGCCCACATAGCCCGGAGGGGCGCCAATCAGCCGCGCAACCGCGTGCTTCTCCATGAACTCGCTCATGTCGATGCGCACCATCGCGTTGGGATCGTCGAACAGGAATTCGGCGAGCGCCTTGGTCAGCTCGGTCTTGCCAACGCCCGTCGGCCCCAGGAACAGGAACGAGCCGAGCGGGCGGTTCGGGTCCTGTAGCCCCGCGCGGCTGCGGCGGACGGCGGTGGAGACCGCGCGCACGGCTTCCGACTGGCCGATCACGCGCTTGCCGAGCTGTTCCTCCATGTGGAGCAGCTTTTCGCGCTGGCCTTCCTGCATGCGGTCGACCGGAATGCCGGTCCAGCGGCTGACCACCGCGGCGATGTCGTCGGCGGTGACCTCCTCGCGCAGCATGGCGCCCTTGGTCTGGCTCTGCGCTTCCTCCAGCTGGCGGGTGAGCGCGGGAATGCGGCCGTAGGAGAGCTCGCCGGCGCGGGCGAGATCGCCCTGGCGCTGCGCCTGCTCCAGCTCGACGCGGGCTGCGTCCAGCTGTTCCTTCAGCTTCGCCTCGGCGCCGATCTTGTCCTTTTCGCCCTGCCAGCGGGTGGTGAGCTCGGCCGATTGCTGCTCAAGGTTGGCGAGTTCCTCCTCCAGGTTGGCGAGCCGGTCTTGCGAGGCGGCATCGCTCTCCCGCCGCAGCGCTTCCCGCTCGATCTTGAGCTGGATGATGCGGCGGTCGAGGGTCTCGATCTCCTCGGGCTTGGACTCCACCTCCATGCGGATGCGGGACGCGGCCTCGTCCATCAGGTCGATCGCCTTGTCGGGGAGGAAGCGGTCGGTGATGTAGCGGTTCGACAGGGTCGCCGCGGACACCAGCGCGCCGTCGGTGATGCGCACGCCGTGGTGAAGCTCGTACTTCTCCTTCAGGCCGCGCAGGATCGAGATGGTGTCCTCGACCGTCGGCTCGCCCACGAACACGGGCTGGAAGCGCCGCTGGAGCGCGGGGTCCTTTTCGACGTACTTGCGGTATTCGTCGAGCGTGGTCGCGCCGATGCAGTGAAGCTCACCCCGGGCGAGGGCTGGCTTCAGCAGGTTGCCGGCGTCCATCGCGCCTTCCGACTTGCCCGCGCCGATCAGCGTGTGCATCTCGTCGATGAAGAGGATGATCTGGCCTTCGGCGCCCTTCACCTCGTCGAGCACGCCCTTCAGCCGTTCCTCGAACTCGCCGCGATACTTCGCGCCGGCAATGAGGGAGCCCATGTCGAGCGCCATCAGCGTGCGGGCCTTGAGCGTGTCGGGCACGTCGCCGTTGGCGATGCGCAGCGCGAGGCCTTCGGCGATGGCGGTCTTGCCGACGCCCGGCTCGCCGATCAGCACGGGATTGTTCTTGGTGCGGCGGGCGAGGATCTGGATGGTGCGGCGGATTTCCTCGTCGCGGCCGATGACCGGATCGAGCTTTCCGGCGTGCGCCGCCTCCGTCAGGTCGCGCGCGAACTTCTTGAGCGCGTCATAGCGGTCCTCGGCGGTCGCGGTGTCGGCGGTGCGGCCGCCGCGCAGATCGTTGATCGCGGTGTTGAGCGCTTCCGCGCGCACCCCGGCGGCGGCAAGCGCCTTGCCCGCGGCAGTGTTGGGGGAAAGCGCAAGGGCGAGCAGCAGCCGCTCGACGGTGACATAGCTGTCGCCGGCTTTCTGGGCGACCTGCTCGGCCTGGTCGAGCACGCGCACTGCATCGTTGTCGAGCCCGGGCGTCTGCTGCGCGCCACTGCCCGACACGGCGGGGATCTTCGCCAGTGCCGCGTCCGTGTCCGCCACGGCCCGCCGCGGGTCGCCCCCGGCGCGCTCGATCAGCCCGGCGGCCATGCCCTGGTCGTCCTCGAGCAGTGCCTTCAGCAGATGCTCGGGCGCGATGCGCTGGTGGTTGAGCCGGATGGCGACGGTTTGCGCCGCCTGGAGAAAGCCCTTCGCGCGGTCCGTGAATTTCTCTAGGTTCATAACAAATCCCTGTTATCTTCGGGAACCAAGGTGGTGTTGCTTTTATGCAACACAAGAGGTGCGTGATGCTGACACTCGCGTTGTTGACCCTGGCTGCCGTTCAGGATGCGCCACCGCCGCCGTCGGTCAATCTGGTTGTGCCTGCCGGCCCCTGCAAGCCCACCATCGACGGCGTCGCCGTCACGCTCGATGGCCTGCGCGCGACGACGGCGCGCTGGGCCGCCACCAAGCAGGAAGTGCGGTTCGAGCCGGACGCGAAGGCCGCCGACTCCTGCATGCAGGACGTGCTCAAGATCCTTGCCGCGGCTGGGGCAGGGGAGCGGTTCCCGATCGCGTTCGTGGACAACGAAGCCTTCACCGGGGTGGAGGGCGGCTGACGCCCGGCGCTCAAGGGCAATGGCGAGGCGAGAGCGGACCCGTTTCGATGCTTGCGGCGCTGCTGCGGCGGCCGCTACTCTGATGCGGTGAAGTACGCCGCTGCTTCCCGCCTGCCTCCTGGCGCACCCCTGTGGATGCGGACGGCGGGGTTCGGCTCGGCGATCTTGCTACATCTCCTGGCGTTTCTGCTGCTGTTGTGGCTGTGGGCACCGGTTCCGCCGACTGCGCGCCCCGAACAGCGCAGGCTGACGCTCTGGGAGCTTCCGCCTCCGCCTCCACCGCCGCAACCTCTTCCGCAGCCCATCGAGCAGCGCGTGCCTCAGCCGCAGGCGCCGCCGGCGCAGGAGATTGCCGGCGGCAGCCGGGGAGGGAGCCCTCCTGCTTCCTTACCCGCACCGAAGGCTGTCGAGCCCCCGCCATTGCCCCTGGTGCCGATGCGCCCCGCGGCACCCGCGGCCATCGGGCCACCGTCGACCGGGAACGGCGGTTCGGCGGCCGATGCAAATGGGTCTGGGGCCGGCGCCTCGGGAAGCGGGAGCGGGAGCGGGGATGGCACGGGCGCCGGCAGTGGGCGCGGCGGGGCGGAACCTGCGATCACGGTAGCGCGCTGGGTGCGGCGCCCCGGCTTCCAGGAGTTGAACCCGTCGATTCCTTCAGAGGTCCGCAAGCGCGGCATCTCGGGCACGGCCTATCTGGTCTGCCGGGTCCAGAGGAACAAACACCTGCGCAACTGCTCAGTGCTCAAGGAGACGCCGGCAGGAAGCGGCTTCGGTGCGGCGGCGCTGGCGGCGTCGCCCAAGTTCCGGATCTATCCGCCGGAGGTGGACGGCAAGCCGTCCGATCTGGCGTGGGTGATCGTGCCGATCGAATATCATTTCCAGAAGTAAGGCTCGGAACAACGCGCTTTTCGAAGTGCCGGGCTGCGACGACGCGATGATTTCGTACGACGAGCCGCAGTTTTCGTTGTCAGCCAGTTCGCGAGCCCATAGGCTCGCGCTTTCCGCTCCGACCGCGAGGTTTCATGTTCCGCTCCTTCGCCTATGCCCTTGCCGCTTCCACTGCACTCGCCAGCGGCTCTGTCGCCTGGGCCGCGCCACTTCCGGCGCAGACGGCACCGGCGCCCGCGGCGCAACTGCCGGCCGCACCGCTCGCGGAGCTCATTCGTCCGGTCGACATCCCTCATGAGAAGTTCACGCTGCCCAACGGCCTGACCGTGATCGTCCATACCGACCGCAAGGCGCCGATCGTCGCGGTCTCCACCTGGTACGACGTCGGCTCCAAGCACGAGCCCAAGGGCAAGACCGGCTTCGCGCATCTGTTCGAGCACCTGATGTTCAACGGATCGGAGAATGCACCCGGCGATTTCTTCGCGCCGCTGCGCGAAGTGGGGGCGACCGACTTCAACGGCACGACCTCGTTCGACCGCACCAACTATTTTGAAACGGTGCCCCGGGCGGCACTGGACCGCGCCCTGTTTTTGGAAAGCGACCGCATGGGCTATCTGCTCGGCGCGATCACCCAGGGCGTGCTAGACGAGCAGCGCGGCGTCGTCCAGAACGAGAAGCGTCAGGGTGACAACCAGCCCTATGGCCTGGTCAAGTACAAGATGACCGAGGGCCTGTTCCCTGCAGGCAGCCCGTACCACCACTCCGTGATCGGCTCGATGGCG encodes:
- the clpB gene encoding ATP-dependent chaperone ClpB, translated to MNLEKFTDRAKGFLQAAQTVAIRLNHQRIAPEHLLKALLEDDQGMAAGLIERAGGDPRRAVADTDAALAKIPAVSGSGAQQTPGLDNDAVRVLDQAEQVAQKAGDSYVTVERLLLALALSPNTAAGKALAAAGVRAEALNTAINDLRGGRTADTATAEDRYDALKKFARDLTEAAHAGKLDPVIGRDEEIRRTIQILARRTKNNPVLIGEPGVGKTAIAEGLALRIANGDVPDTLKARTLMALDMGSLIAGAKYRGEFEERLKGVLDEVKGAEGQIILFIDEMHTLIGAGKSEGAMDAGNLLKPALARGELHCIGATTLDEYRKYVEKDPALQRRFQPVFVGEPTVEDTISILRGLKEKYELHHGVRITDGALVSAATLSNRYITDRFLPDKAIDLMDEAASRIRMEVESKPEEIETLDRRIIQLKIEREALRRESDAASQDRLANLEEELANLEQQSAELTTRWQGEKDKIGAEAKLKEQLDAARVELEQAQRQGDLARAGELSYGRIPALTRQLEEAQSQTKGAMLREEVTADDIAAVVSRWTGIPVDRMQEGQREKLLHMEEQLGKRVIGQSEAVRAVSTAVRRSRAGLQDPNRPLGSFLFLGPTGVGKTELTKALAEFLFDDPNAMVRIDMSEFMEKHAVARLIGAPPGYVGYEEGGVLTEAVRRRPYQVVLFDEVEKAHGDVFNVLLQVLDDGRLTDGQGRTVDFSNTIIILTSNLGSQYLTNLAEGQSVEDVEPQVMDVVRAHFRPEFLNRLDEIILFHRLGSAHMAPIVDIQVGRVAKLLADRKITIHLTDAARDWLGRVGYDAVYGARPLKRAVQRYLQDPLADLILKGEVRDGSTVTVDEGEGALRLTVD
- a CDS encoding TonB family protein, whose translation is MNPSIPSEVRKRGISGTAYLVCRVQRNKHLRNCSVLKETPAGSGFGAAALAASPKFRIYPPEVDGKPSDLAWVIVPIEYHFQK
- a CDS encoding TonB-dependent receptor plug domain-containing protein produces the protein MFRQAVTPSPVTVVSTENLEQRGIQTVQEGIQRLAANNGPALTNSFSANGAFAGGASAVSLRGLSSSSTLVLFDGLRAAYFPLADDATRNFVDLNTIPDDIVERVEVLRDGASSSYGADAIAGVVNIITKRSFRGVAARAEAGISEDGIAPTQRLSLTAGTGDLDSDGYNAYISGFYYRAGEVYNRDLPYPFNSSDQTGIGGPNDTINPDTWGVTNAGSNLYIRPVGSTQYSLLSGGCANGNAVSTGAPATGVVPGTICSQDNINQYGVVAPKVERFGGSAKFTAMVGDSSEAYAQFNFQQTTSSYNGTPSQIYANAPAGIYFQPFSTRSSAASYAPGSGPLTLPGTNPYNPLGVDAELVGWLPNSIERDETRSRVYRAAAGIHGTVFGDWDYRVDLTAMHTDLRRRQNGYVYIQHLLDVIADGSYNFINPSANSQSVTDYLMPENITDASSDLYQAQFSVNKAVTQLPGGDLEVGFGGSIYYEAVDAPSANSDINGPTERYFRLNAFGTEGNRTVTSAFGEINAPVLDQLTLNASGRFDHYSTARATSRPSSARSSRRSSS